From a single Capsicum annuum cultivar UCD-10X-F1 chromosome 12, UCD10Xv1.1, whole genome shotgun sequence genomic region:
- the LOC107850169 gene encoding serine/arginine-rich SC35-like splicing factor SCL30A isoform X1 — MRGRSYSPSPPRGYGRRGRSPIPRGGHYGGRSRDEPTTLLVRNLRHDCRPEDLKKPFGQIGPVKDIYLPRDYYTREPRGFGFIQYLDAADAEEAKYQMDGQVFQGRPLTVVFAEENRKKPQEMRARERGSGRGGRNYDRRGTPTRYHNPPRYSRSPPPRGRNYYSPPKRRQYSRSVSPEEKRYSRERSYSQSPPREESPPFNGSRSRSQSPVREHAPPYGSRSHSRSPVRARSPVRGHSRRRSPSQSHSRSPDAVRYSRNPDSNVPPRR; from the exons ATGAGGGGAAGAAGTTACAGCCCATCACCCCCAAGAGGTTATGGAAGGAGAGGAAGGAGCCCAATCCCCAGGGGGGGTCACTATGGTGGTCGTAGCAGAGATGAACCAACTACTCTATTAGTGCGCAATCTTCGCCATGACTGTCG GCCAGAAGACCTTAAAAAGCCATTTGGGCAAATTGGTCCTGTCAAGGACATTTACTTGCCGAGGGACTATTACACTCG CGAACCAAGGGGGTTTGGATTTATCCAATATCTGGATGCTGCTGATGCAGAAGAAGCTAAGTATCAGATGGATGGTCAGGTTTTTCAAGGTCGGCCACTGACCGTAGTTTTTGCTGAGGAGAACAGGAAAAAGCCTCAAGAAATGAGAGCTAGGGAGCGTGGAAG TGGTAGGGGTGGCCGCAACTATGATCGGAGAGGTACCCCCACTAGGTATCATAACCCTCCTCGGTATTCACGATCTCCGCCTCCCCGTGGCCGTAATTACTACTCTCCACCTAAGAGAAGGCAATATTCAAG GTCTGTTTCGCCTGAAGAGAAAAGATACAGCCGCGAGAGATCATATTCACAATCCCCTCCAAGGGAGGAGTCTCCACCATTCAATGGGTCAAGAAGCCGCAGTCAGAGTCCAGTCAGGGAGCATGCTCCGCCTTATGGTTCCAGGAGTCACAGCCGGAGTCCAGTTAGAGCACGTTCTCCAGTTAGGGGTCACAGCAGGAGGCGGAGCCCTAGTCAAAGCCATAGCAGGAGCCCTGATGCCGTTCGTTATTCCAGGAATCCCGACAGCAACGTGCCCCCAAGGCGCTGA
- the LOC107848763 gene encoding LOW QUALITY PROTEIN: feruloyl CoA ortho-hydroxylase F6H1-3 (The sequence of the model RefSeq protein was modified relative to this genomic sequence to represent the inferred CDS: deleted 1 base in 1 codon; substituted 2 bases at 2 genomic stop codons), which produces LKNIVPTKSSIDLSNITDFVVNEGHGVKGLSEMGIQKIPKQYIQPIKERSITTTPTILDDQIPVIDMSNWNIDNNAAEKWFFFQIINHDISLQVLESVKEATYRFFKQPAEEKSKHSKENSSTNNVRYGTRFTPKAEKALEWKDYLSLFYVSDDEAASLXPSALRDEALELLRNSEIVIKKLLEAQLNIKSIDQTKEXLLMGSKRINFNYYRKCPNPELTIGVGRHSDVSTLTILLQDNIGGTCHQSRGLW; this is translated from the exons ctcaaaaatatagtGCCTACTAAATCCTCAATTGATCTTTCAAATATCACTGATTTTGTAGTAAATGAAGGGCATGGAGTAAAGGGTCTTTCAGAAATGGGCATTCAAAAAATACCCAAACAATATATTCAGCCAATTAAAGAGAGATCAATTACAACTACCCCTACAATTCTTGATGATCAAATTCCAGTAATTGACATGTCCAATTGGAACATTGACAACAATGCAGCTGAGAAATGG TTTTTTTTCCAGATAATAAATCACGATATTTCTCTTCAAGTTCTTGAATCCGTTAAGGAAGCCACGTATAGGTTTTTTAAACAGCCCGCGGAGGAGAAGAGTAAGCATTCCAAGGAAAATTCATCGACTAATAACGTAAGATATGGTACACGTTTTACTCCTAAAGCTGAAAAAGCTTTGgaatggaaagattatttgagCCTTTTTTACGTTTCTGATGACGAAGCTGCTTCTCTTTAGCCTTCTGCTCTAAG GGATGAAGCATTGGAGTTGTTGAGAAATTCAGAAATTGTGATCAAGAAGTTATTAGAGGCACAACTAAACATAAAATCAATAGACCAAACAAAAGAATGACTTCTAATGGGATCAAAGAGGATTAATTTTAATTACTATCGAAAATGTCCTAATCCTGAATTAACCATTGGTGTTGGTCGTCACTCTGATGTCTCAACGTTAACAATACTTCTTCAAGATAATATTGGAGGCACGTGTCACCAATCGAGGGGGCTTTGGTAA
- the LOC107850169 gene encoding serine/arginine-rich SC35-like splicing factor SCL33 isoform X2 has translation MRGRSYSPSPPRGYGRRGRSPIPRGGHYGGRSRDEPTTLLVRNLRHDCRPEDLKKPFGQIGPVKDIYLPRDYYTREPRGFGFIQYLDAADAEEAKYQMDGQVFQGRPLTVVFAEENRKKPQEMRARERGRSVSPEEKRYSRERSYSQSPPREESPPFNGSRSRSQSPVREHAPPYGSRSHSRSPVRARSPVRGHSRRRSPSQSHSRSPDAVRYSRNPDSNVPPRR, from the exons ATGAGGGGAAGAAGTTACAGCCCATCACCCCCAAGAGGTTATGGAAGGAGAGGAAGGAGCCCAATCCCCAGGGGGGGTCACTATGGTGGTCGTAGCAGAGATGAACCAACTACTCTATTAGTGCGCAATCTTCGCCATGACTGTCG GCCAGAAGACCTTAAAAAGCCATTTGGGCAAATTGGTCCTGTCAAGGACATTTACTTGCCGAGGGACTATTACACTCG CGAACCAAGGGGGTTTGGATTTATCCAATATCTGGATGCTGCTGATGCAGAAGAAGCTAAGTATCAGATGGATGGTCAGGTTTTTCAAGGTCGGCCACTGACCGTAGTTTTTGCTGAGGAGAACAGGAAAAAGCCTCAAGAAATGAGAGCTAGGGAGCGTGGAAG GTCTGTTTCGCCTGAAGAGAAAAGATACAGCCGCGAGAGATCATATTCACAATCCCCTCCAAGGGAGGAGTCTCCACCATTCAATGGGTCAAGAAGCCGCAGTCAGAGTCCAGTCAGGGAGCATGCTCCGCCTTATGGTTCCAGGAGTCACAGCCGGAGTCCAGTTAGAGCACGTTCTCCAGTTAGGGGTCACAGCAGGAGGCGGAGCCCTAGTCAAAGCCATAGCAGGAGCCCTGATGCCGTTCGTTATTCCAGGAATCCCGACAGCAACGTGCCCCCAAGGCGCTGA
- the LOC107850168 gene encoding fatty alcohol:caffeoyl-CoA acyltransferase: protein MEVNILKTTTICPSQSPFGENHVLPLSHLDTDNNLNLTFRYLRVYLNHPTQQKPDDPYEVVTSSLSAALFHYYQFTGCLRRRPSDNRLELYCQVGDGVPVILSEVDCKLESINYLDDPDYSFAQKLVPDPKDDEALTRPLILQLTRFKCGGWVFGTAVHHAMCDGMGSTLFFHAMAEIARGVNVNVTMIEPVWDRSSLLGPRKPPRVEFPVHEFLSLDRDSVPYLESGKPAVRECFEVKDEWLDRLKGFLHEQSGSTYTTFEALGAFIWRAKAKASKILDDETVKFAYLTNIRRKVKPPLPAGYWGNGCVPIYVQLLAKDLVNEPIWKAADAIKKSKNIITDEYVRSFIDFQELHYDEGITSGNRVSAFTDWRHVGHETVDFGWGGPVTVFPLSKHLVGSVEPCFFLPHSSATEGKKDGFKVLVCLQEEAIPVFKEEMKTLEHGLS, encoded by the exons ATGGAAGTAAACATCCTCAAAACCACCACAATTTGCCCTTCTCAGTCGCCTTTCGGAGAAAATCATGTTCTTCCTCTCTCCCACCTCGACACCGACAATAACCTTAATCTCACTTTCCGTTACCTTCGTGTCTACCTCAACCATCCGACCCAACAAAAACCCGACGACCCGTATGAAGTTGTCACCTCTTCCCTCTCCGCCGCTCTCTTCCACTACTACCAATTCACTGGCTGTCTCCGCCGTCGTCCATCGGATAATCGTCTAGAACTTTACTGTCAAGTGGGAGACGGAGTTCCGGTAATTCTGTCGGAGGTTGATTGTAAGTTGGAGTCAATCAACTACTTGGATGATCCAGATTATAGCTTTGCTCAGAAGCTG GTACCCGACCCGAAAGACGATGAGGCATTAACCCGGCCTTTGATACTACAGCTGACCCGGTTTAAGTGTGGTGGGTGGGTTTTTGGAACGGCGGTTCATCACGCGATGTGTGATGGAATGGGATCAACTTTGTTTTTTCATGCTATGGCGGAGATTGCTCGTGGGGTGAATGTGAATGTCACGATGATTGAACCGGTTTGGGACCGGTCGAGTTTGCTTGGACCGAGGAAGCCACCGCGAGTTGAATTCCCGGTTCATGAGTTTCTTAGTTTGGACAGGGATTCGGTTCCGTATCTGGAATCAGGTAAACCTGCGGTTCGGGAGTGCTTTGAGGTGAAAGATGAGTGGTTGGACCGGCTAAAGGGGTTTCTTCATGAGCAGTCTGGTTCGACTTATACAACTTTTGAAGCTTTGGGAGCTTTCATATGGCGAGCAAA GGCAAAGGCTTCTAAAATACTAGATGATGAGACGGTGAAGTTTGCCTATCTAACCAATATCAGAAGAAAAGTGAAGCCACCACTGCCAGCAGGCTATTGGGGCAACGGCTGTGTGCCAATCTACGTTCAGCTCCTGGCGAAAGACCTCGTCAATGAACCCATCTGGAAAGCAGCAGATGCGATCAAGAAGAGCAAGAACATCATCACGGATGAGTATGTTCGTTCGTTCATTGATTTCCAGGAGCTGCATTATGATGAAGGGATCACATCAGGGAATAGAGTGAGTGCATTTACTGATTGGCGACATGTTGGCCATGAGACGGTTGATTTTGGGTGGGGTGGCCCTGTGACCGTCTTCCCTCTGTCTAAGCACTTAGTTGGGAGTGTTGAACCTTGCTTTTTCTTGCCGCATTCTTCCGCTACTGAAGGTAAGAAAGACGGTTTCAAAGTCTTGGTCTGTCTGCAAGAAGAAGCCATACCCGTTTTCAAGGAAGAGATGAAAACGTTGGAGCATGGGCTTTCTTGA
- the LOC107851667 gene encoding NADH dehydrogenase [ubiquinone] 1 alpha subcomplex subunit 6 isoform X1 codes for MILNTFLLETSFSFFLHCRAKQTKKSFAKMAQMARSMRVPPNSTSLSEAKKRTLEFFRMCCRSIPEIMDIYNLYDVVTPSQLRSAVASEVRKNSNVTNPKVIDMLLFKGMEELKNCVDHSKQRHHLVGKYVVGNQGLVQDLGHKDQGISNFLKNFYSSNYF; via the exons ATGATATTAAATACCTTTCttcttgaaacttctttctctttctttctccatTGTAgggcaaaacaaacaaaaaaaagctTCGCAAAAATGGCGCAAATGGCGAGGAGCATGAGGGTCCCACCAAACTCGACTAGTTTATCAGAAGCTAAGAAAAGGACGTTAGAATTCTTTAGGATGTGTTGCAGATCAATCCCTGAAATTATGGATATTTACAACTTATACGATGTTGTTACCCCTTCTCAACTTCGCTCTGCTGTTGCTTCTGAAGTTCGCAAAAATTCCAACGTTACTAATCCTAAG GTAATTGACATGCTGCTGTTCAAGGGCATGGAAGAGTTGAAGAACTGCGTCGACCATTCAAAGCAGAGGCACCATCTTGTTGGCAAATACGTCGTAGGTAACCAAGGTCTTGTGCAGGACCTTGGACATAAAGATCAGGGCATCTCTAATTTCCTGAAAAACTTTTACAGCAGCAACtacttttag
- the LOC107850167 gene encoding probable CoA ligase CCL12, with protein sequence MREMGKSIKEVGLEDLLRVGVGDEEEAKCLMAKLKAAIAEVGFCEKELWHEITARKLLKPSHPHSLHQLIYYSVYRNYHNGPPLYWFPSLNESRCTNLGRIMETHCPKLFGASYKDPISSFKDFQRFSVQHPEIYWSIVLKELPIHFLEAPKCILDTSDKSKRGGNWLPGSVLNIADSCVRSSNYSNKQDDSIAVVWRAEGDDDKEVNCMTLKQLREQVMMVANALDNMFSKGDAIAIDMPMTVTAVVIYLAIVLAGFVVVSIADSFAAKEIAARLRVPNAKAIFTQDSIVRGGRRFPLYSRVVEAAPLKAIVIPATGEDVQVQLRNQDLSWKDFLASVGHLPRPNYYFPVYQSIDSVTNILFSSGTTGDPKAIPWTHLSPIRCVADAWAHLDIHAKDVYCYPTNLGWVMGPVLLYSCFLTGATLALYHGSPLGHGFGKFVQDAGVTVLGTVPSLVKTWKSTGCMEGLDWTRIRMFASTGEASNVDDDLWLSSRVYYKPIIECCGGTELSSSYIMGSLLQPQVFGAFSSATMSTGFVILDEDGRPYPDDQACVGEIGLFPTQMGATDRLLNADHEKVYFEGMPMYKDTQLRRHGDIVKRTVGGYLLVLGRADDTMNLGGIKTSSIEIERVCDRADESVVETAAVSAAPPNGGPEQLAIFVVLKEEGMVISPDTLKKRFSKVIQSNLNPLFKVSAVKIVPMFPRTASNKLLRRVLREQWKQHLMIQSKL encoded by the exons ATGAGAGAGATGGGAAAGAGCATAAAAGAAGTTGGGTTGGAAGATTTGTTAAGAGTAGGAGTAGGAGATGAAGAAGAGGCTAAATGTTTGATGGCAAAGCTGAAAGCTGCAATTGCTGAAGTTGGTTTCTGTGAAAAGGAGTTATGGCATGAGATCACTGCTAGGAAATTGCTGAAACCATCACACCCTCATTCACTGCACCAGCTCATTTACTACTCTGTTTATCGTAACTATCACAATGGCCCTCCTCTCTACTGGTTCCCTTCTCt GAATGAATCTAGATGCACAAATTTGGGCCGTATAATGGAAACTCATTGTCCAAAGCTTTTCGGAGCATCATACAAGGATCCAATCTCAAGTTTCAAAGACTTTCAGAGGTTTTCTGTTCAGCATCCTGAG atTTACTGGTCAATTGTTCTAAAGGAACTTCCAATTCATTTTCTGGAAGCCCCTAAATGCATCCTGGATACCTCTGACAAATCAAAACGTGGAGGAAATTGGCTTCCTGGTTCAGTTCTGAATATAGCCGATAGTTGTGTTCGTTCGAGTAATTACAGCAACAAGCAGGATGATAGCATCGCCGTTGTATGGAGGGCAGAAGGGGATGATGATAAAGAAGTTAATTGCATGACATTGAAACAGCTGAGAGAACAAGTAAT GATGGTGGCAAATGCACTGGATAACATGTTCTCAAAGGGAGATGCAATTGCCATTGACATGCCAATGACTGTCACAGCAGTCGTTATATACTTGGCCATCGTTCTTGCTGGATTTGTGGTAGTATCAATTGCTGATAGCTTTGCTGCAAAGGAGATTGCAGCCCGTTTACGAGTGCCTAATGCTAAGGCTATATTTACACag GATTCCATAGTGCGAGGAGGCCGGAGATTCCCCTTGTATAG TCGAGTTGTAGAAGCTGCTCCACTTAAAGCTATTGTAATTCCTGCAACTGGGGAGGATGTACAAGTCCAGTTAAGGAACCAAGATCTATCATGGAAGGATTTTCTTGCCAGTGTTGGTCACCTTCCCAG GCCAAATTATTATTTTCCCGTTTATCAATCCATAGATTCTGTTACCAACATACTATTCTCGTCGGGAACTACAG GAGATCCGAAAGCAATACCTTGGACTCACCTGTCTCCCATTCGATGTGTTGCTGATGCATGGGCTCATCTTGATATTCATGCTAAAGATGTTTACTGCTACCCCACAAACTTGGGGTGGGTGATGGGACCAGTTCTACTGTACTCCTGCTTTCTAACTGGTGCAACTCTAGCTCTCTATCATGGATCTCCTCTTGGCCATGGTTTTGGGAAATTTGTGCAG GATGCAGGAGTTACTGTCTTGGGGACTGTCCCTAGCTTAGTGAAGACTTGGAAAAGTACTGGCTGTATGGAAGGCCTCGACTGGACAAGGATAAG GATGTTTGCTAGTACTGGAGAAGCCTCTAATGTTGATGATGACCTTTGGCTTTCTTCAAGGGTGTACTATAAACCCATTATTGAATGCTGTGGAGGCACAGAGCTATCGTCATCTTACATTATGGGAAGCCTTCTTCAACCACAAGTTTTTGGAGCATTTAGCTCTGCAACAATGTCCACAGGTTTCGTCATCTTAGATGAAGACGGGCGCCCTTAT CCAGATGACCAAGCTTGTGTTGGCGAAATTGGCTTGTTTCCTACCCAAATGGGAGCTACTGATAGATTGCTGAATGCTGATCATGAGAAGGTGTACTTTGAGGGAATGCCGATGTACAAAGATACG CAACTAAGGAGACATGGTGATATCGTAAAGCGAACTGTTGGAGGTTATCTTCTTGTTCTCGGTAGAGCTGATGACACCATGAATCTAGGAGGTATAAAG ACAAGCTCAATAGAAATTGAGCGTGTTTGTGATCGTGCTGATGAGAGTGTCGTGGAAACTGCTGCAGTCAGTGCTGCACCACCAAATGGTGGTCCAGAACAGTTGGCTATATTTGTGGTTCTCAAAGAGGAGGGGATGGTTATTTCACCAGACACACTGAAGAAAAGATTCTCAAAAGTCATTCAAAGCAATCTTAATCCTTTATTCAAG GTGAGCGCGGTAAAGATAGTTCCAATGTTCCCTCGAACAGCTTCAAATAAGTTGTTGAGGAGGGTTCTAAGAGAGCAGTGGAAGCAACATCTTATGATACAGAGTAAACTTTAG
- the LOC107851667 gene encoding NADH dehydrogenase [ubiquinone] 1 alpha subcomplex subunit 6 isoform X2, which produces MILNTFLLETSFSFFLHCRAKQTKKSFAKMAQMARSMRVPPNSTSLSEAKKRTLEFFRMCCRSIPEIMDIYNLYDVVTPSQLRSAVASEVRKNSNVTNPKFDTCPPPSHDMQRERACSIVLMTDLYRIGN; this is translated from the exons ATGATATTAAATACCTTTCttcttgaaacttctttctctttctttctccatTGTAgggcaaaacaaacaaaaaaaagctTCGCAAAAATGGCGCAAATGGCGAGGAGCATGAGGGTCCCACCAAACTCGACTAGTTTATCAGAAGCTAAGAAAAGGACGTTAGAATTCTTTAGGATGTGTTGCAGATCAATCCCTGAAATTATGGATATTTACAACTTATACGATGTTGTTACCCCTTCTCAACTTCGCTCTGCTGTTGCTTCTGAAGTTCGCAAAAATTCCAACGTTACTAATCCTAAG TTTGATACGTGTCCACCGCCATCCCATGATATGCAGCGAGAGAGAGCTTGTTCAATTGTACTCATGACTGATCTCTATCGTATAGGTAATTGA